One genomic window of Ziziphus jujuba cultivar Dongzao chromosome 4, ASM3175591v1 includes the following:
- the LOC107416609 gene encoding wall-associated receptor kinase-like 3, with product MNVMHIDHCKKDPNYCGEGYICTDYLGGVGCSLPEHKKSPLKAILIGVGSGVLGLLFLSASAWLLTKYIKKRRREKFFKQNGGLFLQQQLSSGEANIEKTKLFKSDELEKVTDQFNTNRVLGQGGQGTVYKGMLTDGKIVAVKKSKKVDGFKVAEFINEVVILSQINHRSVVKLLGCCLETEVPLLVYEFIPNGTLFRYIHDQNEGFELTWETRLRIAQEIAGALSYLHSAASFPIYHRDIKSSNILLDEKYRAKIADFGTSRSVTIEQTHLTTLVYGTFGYLDPEYFQSSQFTDKSDVYSFGVVLAELLTGRKPVFMEAEEGGSLAASFILSMEENRLFDIVDARVLKEATGEKEAIMAVAKLAKRCLDLSGRKRPSMKEVAMELERIQKSVKASDYVEQNVEVVEYDRNEMTAPWDDVSISTWSASYGGIASSSDMEAPLNEKHMVTYK from the exons ATGAATGTCATGC ATATTGATCATTGCAAGAAAGATCCTAATTATTGTGGCGAAGGCTATATTTGTACTGACTATCTTGGAGGCGTTGGCTGCAGCCTTCCAGAGCACAAAAAGTCTCCACTAAAAGCAATTTTAATTG GTGTTGGCAGCGGCGTCCTTGGATTGTTGTTTCTATCAGCTTCAGCATGGTTGCTAACcaagtatattaaaaaaagacgCAGAGAAaagtttttcaaacaaaatggtGGATTGTTTTTACAACAACAATTATCTTCAGGGGAAGCCAATATTGAGAAAACCAAGTTGTTTAAATCAGATGAGTTAGAGAAGGTAACTGACCAGTTCAACACGAACAGAGTTCTTGGCCAGGGAGGTCAAGGTACTGTTTACAAAGGAATGTTGACAGATGGAAAAATTGTTGCTGTCAAGAAGTCTAAAAAAGTTGATGGATTCAAAGTCGCAGAGTTCATTAATGAAGTTGTCATTCTTTCACAAATTAATCACAGGAGTGTTGTTAAACTACTAGGATGTTGTTTGGAGACTGAAGTTCCTCTGCTAGTTTATGAGTTTATACCAAATGGAACATTGTTCCGGTATATCCATGATCAAAATGAGGGTTTTGAACTAACATGGGAAACCCGCCTACGAATTGCACAGGAAATTGCAGGAGCTCTTTCCTACTTGCATTCTGCTGCTTCCTTTCCCATTTATCACCGTGACATAAAGTCTTCAAACATTCTCCTAGACGAAAAGTACAGAGCAAAAATAGCAGATTTTGGAACTTCAAGATCGGTTACAATTGAGCAAACACACCTCACCACATTAGTATATGGCACATTTGGATACTTGGACCCTGAATACTTCCAGTCAAGCCAGTTTACCGATAAGAGTGACGTATATAGCTTTGGGGTGGTTCTTGCTGAGCTGTTGACAGGACGAAAACCAGTTTTTATGGAGGCAGAGGAAGGAGGAAGTCTAGCAGCTTCTTTCATTCTTTCCATGGAAGAGAATCGTTTGTTTGACATTGTTGATGCTCGAGTCTTGAAGGAAGCAACTGGCGAGAAAGAAGCAATAATGGCAGTTGCTAAACTTGCGAAAAGATGCTTGGATTTGAGTGGAAGGAAAAGGCCTTCGATGAAAGAAGTGGCAATGGAGCTGGAGAGAATTCAAAAATCAGTTAAAGCTTCTGATTATGTTGAGCAAAATGTTGAAGTGGTTGAATATGATAGAAATGAAATGACTGCACCTTGGGATGATGTTTCTATATCGACATGGTCAGCTTCCTATGGTGGTATTGCTTCCTCATCAGATATGGAAGCACCTCTGAATGAGAAACATATGGTTACTTATAAGTAA
- the LOC132803519 gene encoding wall-associated receptor kinase-like 1, with translation MEGKQFPFYLLLLFSWLIVNQVASDIPTTKKGCDPQCGNVSIPFPFGIKQGCFLDEWFEIVCQNDNSSNTIPKPILNRTKLEVIEISVEGTLQVRNPITFLNCSDKQIHQSANLEGSPFKYSQNNKFAAVGCGAIALMNSGEASIGGCSSICNNTAYGNSCNGINCCQTTIPSNLKSFNTIFLNLPGEGSGNQCKFAFMADQRWLESGSTNISAIQDMVDVPVELNWELYHYSTYDIFGTFVETNSSGSSEYNCSTNIATSEYGCYANSSCDVYIVNANQQRLQCTCGSSWAFEGNPYLLQGCKGKIS, from the coding sequence atggagggAAAACAATTTCCATTTTATCTTCTTCTGTTGTTTTCATGGCTTATCGTCAATCAAGTAGCATCAGATATACCAACAACCAAGAAAGGCTGTGATCCACAATGTGGAAATGTTAGCATCCCATTCCCTTTTGGGATCAAACAGGGCTGTTTCCTGGACGAATGGTTCGAAATCGTTTGCCAAAACGACAACTCATCGAACACCATTCCGAAACCCATTTTGAACAGAACAAAACTAGAAGTGATCGAGATCTCTGTCGAAGGCACTCTTCAGGTGAGGAACCCAATCACCTTTTTGAATTGCAGTGACAAGCAAATCCACCAAAGCGCTAACTTAGAAGGAAGCCCTTTTAAGTACTCTCAAAACAACAAGTTCGCAGCCGTTGGTTGCGGAGCCATTGCTTTGATGAATTCCGGCGAAGCATCCATTGGTGGATGCTCCTCCATTTGTAATAACACGGCTTATGGTAATAGCTGCAATGGTATAAATTGCTGCCAGACAACCATACCATCAAATCTCAAATCATTCAATACCATTTTTCTCAACCTTCCGGGTGAGGGTAGCGGAAATCAATGTAAGTTTGCATTCATGGCGGACCAACGGTGGTTGGAATCCGGTTCGACAAATATTTCTGCAATCCAAGACATGGTTGATGTTCCTGTGGAGCTTAACTGGGAGCTGTATCATTATTCAACCTATGATATATTTGGAACTTTTGTGGAGACCAATAGCTCTGGTTCTTCAGAATACAATTGCTCTACGAACATTGCAACCTCCGAATATGGTTGTTATGCAAATTCATCTTGCGATGTTTACATTGTAAATGCAAATCAGCAAAGGCTTCAGTGCACATGCGGGTCGTCATGGGCCTTCGAAGGAAACCCGTATCTTCTTCAAGGATGTAAAggtaaaatatcataa